ATCAGCTTCTGTTCCTTTGGTTGAACACATCACGACTGGGATTCCTTGGGTATTAGCATTGGTCTTCAGTTCACGGCATAATTCAAACCCACTTTGTCCTGGTAAAATGACATCAATAATAACCAAATCAGGCGTCTGAAATTGCAATTTTAGCTGTGCTTCTTCACTGCTGATAGCAGTGACGACCGTTAAACCTGCTTGCTTGAGATAACTAGTTAACACTTGAGTTTCTGTCAAGCTATCTTCAACTAAAAGCACTGTGGTCATAAAAAACGTTCCTGTATACTCGGGAATAGGGAACTGTTAACTCTTAACAGAACCTCGTAAAATCTCACTTTTGCAAAAGGTCTATTAATAACTAATGATCCTGTGGCGCTCCGCCACGCCAAAAGGCTATCGGGTATGCCTGCAAAACGTCGTAAACGTTCATGCGTAGCCTGCGCTTTGCGATGAGCGCCAGTCGCTTGAGCCAGTGGAAAACAAGGACTGCATAGCGCTGGCTCACTAATGACCAGTGATTAATGACCAGTGACTAATGACCAGTGACTAATGACTAATGACTAATGACTAATGACTAGTGAATTTAATTGGATAGAAATCTACTTATCTAAAAACTAAACTTGAACTGTTTGTAGATGAGTTGATTGCACAGCCAGAGGAGTTGGTAGATGCTTCTGTAAAACTTTTAGTACCTTTTCTTTGGTAATGGGCTTTGCTAAAAAGCCAGAGGAGCCAACTATCTTTGATCTCACTCTATCAATTATACCGTCACTGCTAGTAACAATAACTACTGGCGTATTTTTGAAAGCTGATACGCGGCGAATTTGAGTACAGATTTCATACCCGTTGGCGATCGGCATGATTAAGTCTAAGAAAATGAGATTTGGTTTGTACTCTAGCAAAATTGGCAGTGCTGTGACTGGGTCTTGAATATTGACATACCTATAGCCAGCTAGCTTTAGAATCTCGCTCATTATGAGATTCTCGCTTTGGCTATCATCTATGTAGGCGACTATTGAGGCAGTCTCTTTAGGTTGAATCAATTCTATTTTTGGAGAGTCAAAGGTTGACTGAGGGCGATTGTTCTCCTTACTCGGTTCCGTTAACTCTGGAGTTTGAAAGGAGGTAATCTCTTTAGGTTGAATCAAGTCTATTTTTGGAGAGTCAAAGATAGAGTCAGGAGTAGTGTTATCCGTACTCAGTCCCATTAACTTTGGAGTTTGATGGGAGTCAGTTTTTGTTGAGGGGTTGGGTAAGATTTGAGACGATGAAGTATGTGTTTTGTTCCCAACTAAAACAGCTGAAGCTTGGGTTTGTTTTTGCCTGGAGGGCGCTGATATCGTTGCTCTGGGAACTCTTAAGTCTGGGACGTTTAAGAGTTCTATAACACCCTGATGGGCTAAATCCTGTACAATTGTTGCCGCAGTTGTCACACTTTGTCTGGTGTGTAAGGCGATATCCCAAATTGTGTTTTCACCATTAATGAGTTGCCTGAGACGGAAGAGAGTTTTAGAGATTTTTAAATTTTGTTCAGAAGTAAATTGTTTAAAAATCGGTGCCATGTCAGGGCAAAGTGTTCCTAAACCCATGTTTCGCCATTGCTTGCACAGATCAAGGGCTGTGTATAACGATTGATTTACTTCTATTAGGGCAATAGGATACAGTTTTTTAGGCAACCAAACGCTTTTCAAGTCTGAATGAGCTACTAAGCTAAATAAAACCTCTTCAACTATTTTTTCAATAATACTTTTTGCACTCGTCAGACTTATCTGGTTTTTATTAATACTTTCGTTCAGTAAGTGATATTCCCACAGTTCATTCTCTTTCAAATTACGAGCATCAAATATCAAGTTAGGGCAATCTTGCTTTAGTGCTCTATACCAACGTCGAACACGGTGAACTCCTCCCGTAGCATATAGCAAACGTCCTAAGAAGAAATACAGATGCCACTCGTTAGCCCCTGATGAAAAAATTAGTTCTCCACTAGCTCGTTGCTGACTTAACGCTGCTAAGCTTTGAGCAATATTCGTGAAGCTTGGAGGGACTGGTTGCATTAGGCAATTTTCCTTCATGAAAAGTTACTTATTTTCTCTTGGAAGTTGCACCCAGTGGTTTTTAATATATTAGGTTTCGGTTTTTACTGCTAAACAGCAATACTTCGGCTCAATACTTGTGGTAGACAAATGTTATTCCAATGATAGATCAGCAATATTACGTAAAAACAATCAAATTTTAAAGAATTATGAAGAAAGTCTTAAGCAAATTAACTCATTTCACTCTTAGAATGAGTGTGATTTTGGATCACAAGCAGTCGCTCAGCTACATAAGCTCGCTATACTACTGCCATGATAGAAGGAACAAATTGCTGAAATTGGTAAACTGGAAATTTTTATGTAAAAACATAAGATACAACAGAAAAATTATTTGAGTTCGGAATCAGCAAATTATATGAACAGCGATATAGCAGTAGAAAAATTGCGCCGCTACAAAGAGTATGGGGAATCTGTCATCCAAAGCCTTGAGTTGGTTTCACAAAACCCACCTCCTCAAGAAAGTTGGGTTCCTAGTAATCTTCATGAAAGTATCCAGCGCCTTCAGCAGTCTGCTCAAAGAACGGTGCAACTTGCATCCTCGCCAGTCAAAATCGGTATCATGGGGGAATTCAGTAGTGGAAAAACTTTACTTTTAGGCAGTTTGATTGGTTACGCAGATGCTTTACCAGTCAGTGAAACCCCCACGACAGGAAATGTGACTGCTATCCACCTTGTTCAACAACCAAACTTTCAAACAACGAAACTTGGCAAGTTTACAGTTGAATATCTTTCTAATGAAGGAGTAAAAGAGTGTCTGCGCTTTATCTTAGAGGAAGCGCAGCAACGAGCAAAAGCTACAGAACTTCCTGACTCACAGCTTGATGCTTTAAAAAGTTTACACCCCACGCGAGAAGTTGACATTA
This portion of the Brasilonema sennae CENA114 genome encodes:
- a CDS encoding response regulator transcription factor; this translates as MTTVLLVEDSLTETQVLTSYLKQAGLTVVTAISSEEAQLKLQFQTPDLVIIDVILPGQSGFELCRELKTNANTQGIPVVMCSTKGTEADKLWGSMLGADAYIPKPVNHQHLVQTIQQLTSQLQYWRRKIT
- a CDS encoding response regulator, whose product is MQPVPPSFTNIAQSLAALSQQRASGELIFSSGANEWHLYFFLGRLLYATGGVHRVRRWYRALKQDCPNLIFDARNLKENELWEYHLLNESINKNQISLTSAKSIIEKIVEEVLFSLVAHSDLKSVWLPKKLYPIALIEVNQSLYTALDLCKQWRNMGLGTLCPDMAPIFKQFTSEQNLKISKTLFRLRQLINGENTIWDIALHTRQSVTTAATIVQDLAHQGVIELLNVPDLRVPRATISAPSRQKQTQASAVLVGNKTHTSSSQILPNPSTKTDSHQTPKLMGLSTDNTTPDSIFDSPKIDLIQPKEITSFQTPELTEPSKENNRPQSTFDSPKIELIQPKETASIVAYIDDSQSENLIMSEILKLAGYRYVNIQDPVTALPILLEYKPNLIFLDLIMPIANGYEICTQIRRVSAFKNTPVVIVTSSDGIIDRVRSKIVGSSGFLAKPITKEKVLKVLQKHLPTPLAVQSTHLQTVQV